The DNA segment GAATCGGCGGTATGTATCTGCACGGCCGCCTCACCAAAGACGTTAAAGTACTGCTGGCCTTCAGCGGTGCTTATCTGTTTGCTTTGGCCATTATGCACCTACTACCCGAGATTTACATCCATTTGGGTCACGATGCCGGGCTTTACATCTTGCTAGGCTTTCTTATTCAAATGGTAATGGATTATTTTTCCAGAGGAGTTGAGCACGGTCATATCCATCACCACATTTCGGTCAAAAATCCTTTTCCACTAGGCATTTTTGTAAGTCTATTCCTTCACTCCATAGTTGAAGGTCTTCCTTTAGGCGGTGGATTTGATCACGACCACGGAGGTCATGGTTTTGATACCGGCAGCTTAGTCATCGGGATAGCTATCCACAAAATTCCCGAGGCCATAGCTCTGGCAGCTATCCTCTACCACGTATTTGAGAAAAAATCGAAGGTGATAGCCTATATCGCTCTTTACGCCATAGCCACTCCTCTCGGGATTCTCATTGGTCAGTATTTTCTTGAAAATACGGCAAATGATCCAACAGAGATTTACTCCATTATCCTGTCCATTGCCGTAGGAATTTTTCTGCACGTGAGTACTACCATTATTTTCGAGGCAGATGAGGCTCATCGATTGAGCTGGCCAAAGTCCATTGCCATCATTCTGGGATTGACCCTCGTTTTAGTCCTTTAGGCTAATTCTATCAATTGATAGAAAGAAGCAATACGACACTCCCCTGCAAAACAGGGTCCTTGATTACCTTTGTACCTCACAAAACAAAGGAAACACTATGTCAGTATTAGTTGGAAAAAAAGCTCCACAGTTTAAAGCCTCAGCGGTAATAAACGGAGAGGAGATCGTAGAAGATTTTTCATTAGAACAGTACATCGGAAATAAGCACGTCATTTTATTCTTTTACCCAAAGGATTTCACATTCGTATGCCCTACCGAGCTTCACGCTTTTCAGGCTAAAATGGCTGAATTCAAGGAGCGCGGAGTAGAGCTTGTTGCCGTATCTACCGATACAGAACAGTCTCACTGGGGTTGGTTGCAATTGACCAAAGACCAAGGAGGAATCCAAGGAATTACCTACCCGATTGTGGCAGATACAAACAAGACCATTTCTCACAACTTTGACGTTCTGGCCGGAGACTTCTTTTATGATGAAGAAGGAATGCTTCAAGCAGAAGGTGAGTTAGTAGCTTACCGAGGCCTTTTCTTGATCGACAAAGAAGGAATCGTACGTCACCAAGTAGTAAACGACCTTCCATTGGGAAGAAACGTAGAGGAAGCTTTACGCATGGTTGATGCACTTCAGTTTTTCGAAGAAAAAGGAGAAGTATGTCCTGCAAACTGGGAAAAAGGCAAAGGCGGAATGCAAGCGACGCACTCTGGTGTAGCTGAGTACTTGGCTGCAAACTAAGATCTACTTTCGTCTCAAACGCTAAAGCTCCTCGATTATGAGGAGCTTTTTTTTTGAGCTGACCCCATAAAAAGATGATCAACCCTCTTATCAGGCATCATGCAAGTATCCCTTTTACCAAACCAGCGGTAGCGGTTTCGGGCAATGATATCATAAACGGGGTCGCGCAGAAATCGGGGTATGATGAAGAAGATTTTCAGTAAAGGCCATAGTCCGCTTAGCCTTCCGGCAATTTTTAATGCTGCCGTGCTTTTTTCAAAAAGCTCACCGTCTTCGTAGAGCAAAATGCTATCGACCTGCTGAAAAGAAGGATTTTCTTGTAGAAGTTTTGCGGCAGGTGGCCAGCTCAGGCTGGAAAAACGAAAGTGCTCTTTTGGATCCCGCTTGATAATAAATTGGACAGAACCGTTACATAGATTGCAGTAACCATCGAACAAAATCAAGCCTTTTCCTTCGGGCAATTCCGACGAGCCTTTTTGCATAAAACAAAGGTATGCCTTCCAAAGGAATTCCTAATTTTGGCAGTTGCTGAAAAACATACGCATGAAAAGAGATCAACTCGTATTCGATATTATTGAAAAAGAGCGCAAAAGACAGCTCGAAGGCATTGAACTTATTGCATCCGAAAACTTTGTAAGTGATCAAG comes from the Cryomorphaceae bacterium 1068 genome and includes:
- a CDS encoding ZIP family metal transporter, whose translation is MTWYYVVILFVVGMASGIGGMYLHGRLTKDVKVLLAFSGAYLFALAIMHLLPEIYIHLGHDAGLYILLGFLIQMVMDYFSRGVEHGHIHHHISVKNPFPLGIFVSLFLHSIVEGLPLGGGFDHDHGGHGFDTGSLVIGIAIHKIPEAIALAAILYHVFEKKSKVIAYIALYAIATPLGILIGQYFLENTANDPTEIYSIILSIAVGIFLHVSTTIIFEADEAHRLSWPKSIAIILGLTLVLVL
- a CDS encoding peroxiredoxin encodes the protein MSVLVGKKAPQFKASAVINGEEIVEDFSLEQYIGNKHVILFFYPKDFTFVCPTELHAFQAKMAEFKERGVELVAVSTDTEQSHWGWLQLTKDQGGIQGITYPIVADTNKTISHNFDVLAGDFFYDEEGMLQAEGELVAYRGLFLIDKEGIVRHQVVNDLPLGRNVEEALRMVDALQFFEEKGEVCPANWEKGKGGMQATHSGVAEYLAAN
- a CDS encoding DCC1-like thiol-disulfide oxidoreductase family protein, which gives rise to MQKGSSELPEGKGLILFDGYCNLCNGSVQFIIKRDPKEHFRFSSLSWPPAAKLLQENPSFQQVDSILLYEDGELFEKSTAALKIAGRLSGLWPLLKIFFIIPRFLRDPVYDIIARNRYRWFGKRDTCMMPDKRVDHLFMGSAQKKSSS